From a single Oreochromis niloticus isolate F11D_XX linkage group LG4, O_niloticus_UMD_NMBU, whole genome shotgun sequence genomic region:
- the hoatz gene encoding LOW QUALITY PROTEIN: cilia- and flagella-associated protein HOATZ (The sequence of the model RefSeq protein was modified relative to this genomic sequence to represent the inferred CDS: inserted 1 base in 1 codon): protein MSVQADPPEQEEADLLFIVFEGSSPEDVSHARQLWSSLSLLPPLESRLVSADIHQRLPVSRPQRSGSTAATGPAPEPQRVPDXRQRQEERRRYAAMGDQRKEILALLRRQRERRIQKELLSVAFKPKGKVGRENEGKEKPEEDSEEDRELVRQLQ from the exons ATGTCGGTCCAGGCGGATCCCCCGGAGCAGGAGGAGGCTGATCTGCTCTTCATCGTGTTTGAAGGATCCTCCCCGGAGGATGTGTCCCACGCCAGGCAGCTGTGGAGCTCCCTGTCCCTGCTGCCGCCGCTAGAGTCCCGGCTAGTGTCGGCGGATATCCACCAGAGGCTGCCGGTGTCCCGGCCGCAGCGCAGCGGGAGCACCGCCGCCACAGGTCCCGCTCCGGAGCCGCAAAGAGTCCCCG CCCGGCAGCGGCAGGAGGAGAGGCGGCGGTACGCGGCCATGGGCGACCAGAGGAAGGAGATCCTGGCTCTGCTGAGGAGGCAGAGGGAGCGGAGGATCCAGAAGGAGCTGCTCTCTGTGGCCTTCAAGCCCAAAGGAAAGGTCGGCAGAGAAAAcgaaggaaaagaaaagcctGAGGAGGACTCTGAGGAGGACAGGGAGCTGGTCAGGCAGCTTCAGTAG